In one window of Leptospira sp. WS92.C1 DNA:
- a CDS encoding SDR family oxidoreductase gives MNHQYYKNKVVWITGASSGIGEELVKEAAKRGAKIVLSARRIKELERVKKECGLTKTNSLILPLDLEDYKRLKNAPKKVTDQFQSIDILINNGGISQRSYTYETSIQTYEKLMDVNYFGNIALSLAVLPIFRKQKNGVIASVSSVAGLFGVPLRSGYSATKAALTGFYESLRAENASEGIKVTLVYPGFIKTQISNNALKGDGSQQGKMDHAIEKGIAPDECARKILDAIAENKNEIVIAGFKERFGIFLHTFFPGIFAKSIAKIKVT, from the coding sequence ATGAATCATCAGTATTATAAAAATAAGGTAGTTTGGATTACGGGAGCCTCTTCCGGAATCGGAGAAGAACTTGTAAAAGAAGCCGCCAAACGCGGTGCTAAGATCGTTCTTTCCGCGAGAAGAATTAAAGAACTAGAAAGGGTCAAAAAAGAATGCGGACTTACCAAAACAAACAGCCTAATTCTTCCTTTGGATTTAGAAGATTATAAAAGACTCAAAAATGCCCCAAAAAAGGTGACCGATCAGTTTCAGTCTATAGACATACTCATCAATAACGGAGGAATCAGCCAGCGTTCGTATACGTATGAAACCTCCATTCAAACATACGAAAAACTAATGGACGTAAACTATTTCGGAAACATCGCGCTTTCTCTCGCGGTTCTACCGATTTTTCGAAAACAAAAAAACGGTGTGATCGCATCCGTTTCCAGCGTCGCGGGTCTGTTCGGAGTGCCTCTTCGAAGCGGATACAGTGCGACAAAGGCCGCTCTTACTGGTTTTTACGAATCCCTTCGCGCCGAAAACGCAAGCGAAGGAATCAAAGTTACCTTGGTCTATCCGGGTTTTATCAAAACTCAAATTTCGAACAATGCGCTCAAAGGAGACGGAAGCCAACAGGGGAAAATGGACCATGCGATCGAAAAAGGAATCGCACCCGACGAGTGTGCGAGAAAAATCCTGGATGCGATCGCGGAAAACAAAAACGAAATCGTCATAGCGGGCTTTAAGGAAAGATTCGGAATTTTTCTGCATACATTCTTTCCCGGAATTTTTGCAAAGTCCATCGCAAAGATCAAAGTCACGTAA
- a CDS encoding Hint domain-containing protein, producing MDWAGDTLDDALDSVAGTASNTWNGIKGVASAAWDGVAGAFSGNDDVGSLCFVAGTLVLTAKGLVRIEKIEVEDEVLAFHPETKDQSLKRVVRLFRNENSELLKINFGDGEEVVSTPGHRFFTSNRGFVLASELTTEDIFLDKAGETISIHSIVKETHKEKIPVFNFEVEDYHTYYVGETCILVHNDSVGMLKERIASGQGGGDEFTINGIKAKTLYNANGELIYKLENGYTINTKTGGIFKQFEAKGLDSEVLDALNNKDASNAKINSVDWQKGSRMHTPDESKQHGQADLMAKNLTPYSIFDTKDGTFKIKSWGKDATAGNRAVIQFKDKEGVEREVQIGHMANQIPKYVKDHFENSKKPLELKAGTIFGYAGTTGNHYVGKLGQNSTKTGLDYNNLEKYVKSPSPHTHVVFRDAPGQKARLEYDIPTYAEHLGWNPKR from the coding sequence ATGGATTGGGCCGGAGACACGTTAGACGATGCTTTAGATAGCGTCGCCGGAACGGCTTCTAATACGTGGAATGGGATCAAAGGCGTTGCATCGGCTGCGTGGGACGGTGTGGCCGGGGCTTTTAGCGGAAATGACGACGTCGGAAGTTTATGTTTTGTAGCCGGAACCCTTGTCCTTACAGCCAAAGGACTTGTTCGGATTGAAAAGATAGAAGTCGAAGACGAAGTATTGGCTTTTCATCCCGAAACTAAAGATCAGAGTTTAAAGAGAGTCGTTCGACTTTTTAGAAATGAAAACTCCGAACTTTTGAAAATCAACTTTGGAGACGGGGAGGAGGTAGTCAGCACACCCGGGCATCGATTTTTTACATCAAACAGAGGCTTTGTTTTGGCCTCTGAACTTACAACAGAAGATATCTTCTTGGACAAAGCTGGAGAGACGATTTCTATTCACTCGATTGTGAAAGAAACGCACAAAGAAAAGATTCCGGTTTTTAATTTTGAAGTTGAGGATTATCATACCTACTATGTTGGAGAAACCTGTATCTTGGTGCACAACGATAGCGTGGGGATGTTGAAGGAGAGAATTGCAAGCGGTCAGGGGGGTGGAGACGAGTTTACGATCAACGGAATCAAAGCAAAAACTTTATACAATGCGAACGGTGAGTTAATATATAAATTGGAAAACGGCTATACAATCAATACCAAGACAGGCGGAATCTTTAAACAATTTGAAGCGAAGGGATTGGATTCCGAAGTACTGGACGCCTTAAATAACAAAGACGCGTCAAACGCAAAAATCAACTCAGTAGATTGGCAAAAAGGTTCTAGGATGCATACTCCTGATGAAAGTAAACAACATGGTCAGGCGGATCTTATGGCAAAAAATTTAACTCCCTATTCCATCTTTGATACTAAAGACGGAACCTTTAAAATAAAATCTTGGGGTAAGGACGCGACTGCCGGAAATAGAGCGGTCATACAGTTTAAAGATAAAGAGGGAGTCGAAAGAGAAGTGCAAATCGGTCATATGGCAAATCAGATTCCAAAATACGTAAAAGATCATTTCGAAAACTCGAAAAAACCTTTAGAACTAAAGGCAGGGACCATATTCGGATATGCCGGGACTACGGGAAATCATTATGTCGGTAAGTTAGGGCAGAATTCTACGAAGACAGGATTGGATTACAACAATTTAGAAAAATACGTGAAATCTCCAAGCCCTCATACACATGTAGTGTTTAGAGATGCACCGGGACAGAAAGCTCGTCTTGAATACGATATCCCGACTTATGCAGAACACTTAGGATGGAATCCCAAAAGATGA
- a CDS encoding fatty acid desaturase CarF family protein — translation MNSKLIPVKRPDCSIHRIFEISGVISFLFLSVYLGYELTLLFFGDLSENLWLVWTAPLIIFLSWIGADFLSGLVHFLGDSVGSETTPILGPGFIFPFRDHHVDPKGITRHDFIETNGNNCLVSLPILIYYIFFWESSGAFSFLVALFWFFLLLGIFATNQIHKWAHQDSPLPVIKTLQKYKLILGPAHHMVHHTAPHDTYFCITTGWLNPILKTLKFYEILRWILRIPAPAKLETISES, via the coding sequence ATGAATTCAAAATTAATTCCGGTCAAGAGACCCGATTGCTCCATCCATAGAATTTTTGAAATTTCAGGGGTGATCTCATTCCTATTTCTCTCCGTTTATCTCGGATACGAACTCACGTTGCTTTTTTTCGGAGATCTTTCCGAAAATCTTTGGCTGGTTTGGACCGCACCATTGATTATTTTTTTGTCCTGGATCGGAGCCGACTTTCTCTCGGGTCTTGTTCATTTTCTGGGGGATAGTGTTGGTTCCGAAACTACTCCGATTTTAGGACCCGGTTTTATTTTTCCCTTTAGAGATCATCACGTGGATCCAAAAGGAATCACGAGACACGATTTTATAGAAACGAACGGAAATAATTGTCTTGTATCTCTACCGATCCTGATCTATTACATTTTTTTTTGGGAATCCTCGGGAGCGTTTAGTTTTCTCGTCGCGTTGTTCTGGTTTTTTCTTTTGCTCGGAATTTTTGCAACGAATCAAATCCACAAATGGGCTCACCAAGATTCCCCGTTGCCGGTCATAAAAACATTACAAAAATATAAACTGATTTTGGGGCCTGCCCATCATATGGTGCATCATACGGCGCCTCATGATACGTATTTTTGTATCACAACCGGATGGCTTAATCCGATACTGAAGACTCTGAAGTTTTATGAAATTCTAAGATGGATCTTGAGAATTCCCGCTCCGGCTAAATTAGAAACCATTTCCGAATCATAG
- the thiC gene encoding phosphomethylpyrimidine synthase ThiC, which produces MEPTQEFQVPLKTIQLTDGTTYHSYQTEGALSGKFSSDYKNGIPPLRKEWIRKRLNRGDTNHSQMFYARQGIVTEEMRYVAIRENMDPEFVRSTIASGRAILPSNRNHPELEPMIIGKDFLVKINANIGNSALGSSIEEEVEKLHWSVKWGADTVMDLSTGKNIHETREWIIRNSPVPIGTVPIYQALEKVKGKAENLNIQVFLDTLEEQAEQGVDYFTIHAGVLLRYIPWTANRVTGIVSRGGSILAKWCLAHHKENFLYTHFDEILGVMKKYGVSFSLGDGLRPGSIADANDKAQFGELETLGELTKRAWKEDIQVMIEGPGHVPMHLIKENVDLQMKLCQEAPFYTLGPLVTDIAPGYDHITSAIGAAMIGWFGTAMLCYVTPKEHLGLPDKEDVKQGVIAYKIAAHAADLAKGHPGAIERDNLLSKARFEFRWEDQFALSLDPETAKSFHDETLPQDRMKTAHFCSMCGPHFCSMNLTQELRKFAEEKGMAESKAIEAGMLEKSKEFLERGAEIYSAP; this is translated from the coding sequence ATGGAACCAACTCAAGAATTTCAAGTACCTCTGAAAACGATTCAACTTACCGACGGAACTACGTATCATTCGTATCAGACCGAAGGAGCGTTGTCCGGCAAATTCTCTTCCGATTATAAAAACGGAATTCCCCCTCTTAGAAAAGAATGGATCCGCAAACGTTTGAATCGTGGAGACACAAACCATTCCCAAATGTTTTACGCGAGACAAGGGATCGTTACCGAAGAGATGCGTTATGTGGCCATTCGAGAAAATATGGATCCTGAATTTGTAAGATCGACAATCGCCAGCGGTCGCGCCATTCTTCCTTCCAATCGAAATCATCCGGAGTTGGAACCTATGATCATCGGTAAGGATTTTCTCGTAAAAATCAATGCGAACATAGGAAACTCGGCTCTTGGTTCTTCGATCGAAGAGGAGGTAGAAAAACTGCATTGGTCCGTGAAATGGGGGGCCGATACGGTGATGGATCTATCCACAGGAAAAAATATTCATGAAACGAGGGAATGGATCATCCGGAATTCGCCCGTTCCAATCGGAACCGTTCCCATTTATCAGGCTCTTGAAAAGGTAAAAGGGAAAGCGGAAAATTTAAATATTCAAGTTTTCTTAGATACATTGGAGGAACAAGCGGAGCAAGGGGTCGATTATTTTACGATTCATGCCGGAGTTCTTTTGCGTTATATTCCTTGGACTGCAAATCGAGTTACCGGAATCGTTTCCAGAGGCGGATCGATTCTTGCAAAATGGTGTCTTGCTCATCATAAGGAAAATTTTCTTTACACACATTTCGACGAGATCCTCGGTGTGATGAAAAAATACGGAGTTTCGTTTTCTCTCGGCGATGGACTTCGTCCCGGTTCGATCGCGGATGCGAATGATAAGGCTCAATTTGGGGAATTGGAAACCCTCGGTGAATTGACAAAACGCGCTTGGAAAGAAGACATCCAAGTCATGATCGAAGGTCCGGGTCACGTTCCGATGCATCTCATCAAGGAAAACGTGGATCTTCAGATGAAACTCTGTCAGGAAGCTCCATTTTACACGTTAGGCCCTCTTGTGACGGATATCGCTCCGGGTTACGATCATATCACATCCGCGATCGGTGCCGCGATGATCGGATGGTTCGGAACTGCGATGCTTTGTTATGTGACCCCGAAAGAACATTTGGGTCTTCCCGATAAAGAGGATGTAAAACAAGGAGTGATTGCGTATAAGATCGCTGCTCATGCCGCGGACCTGGCTAAGGGACATCCGGGTGCGATCGAAAGAGACAATCTTTTGAGCAAGGCTCGTTTTGAATTTCGATGGGAAGATCAGTTCGCCCTTTCCTTGGATCCGGAAACCGCAAAGTCCTTTCACGATGAGACCCTTCCGCAGGATCGGATGAAGACCGCGCATTTTTGTTCCATGTGCGGACCTCATTTCTGTTCCATGAATCTGACCCAAGAGCTTCGAAAGTTTGCGGAGGAAAAAGGAATGGCAGAGTCCAAGGCCATCGAAGCGGGGATGCTCGAAAAGTCGAAAGAGTTTTTGGAGCGCGGTGCGGAAATCTACAGCGCTCCTTGA
- a CDS encoding adenylate/guanylate cyclase domain-containing protein, whose translation MLDRFKKKSKKQILWEELPNLHSETEDPDLLIRDLISNKLALGIREVVFCLPGKEAESLKKSHDFLRLIRDLKHGGFLISSADSDKTLHGSGETSEKFFHFLKNRSHSSLCLVWTGEGLAHELELQYSEFLKHQDHTRIYEEEAEPFRPSRFTIRVKLLTIVSAIIMISMSLMITMATYFFRKYSEILIQEYNLSLARMTGLQLSGQLKETTRKIQDFRPAESEKFFRANHHAVAYVKFKLKSGEPVREISSLFWNLKFLKNNSVSGVPDPETLKTALEKASTRLSGTLEVLNVSSEFGFPAVAVLLPVTDGSEISGLIFSATEFLNSFLSVRQTDFFQMFVVDSSGNLIAHSNDKEAISGKDYKKHPLVENMLRSPSDNGSQRFDFEDREVLGSYQQLEVGGLGIISTLDADLAFEVVYKIRRQNLLIMISVLSVAFFVVFVFSRSLTIPIIQLLSATRKVEQGNYAVDIRPTTHDEVGVLTNSFLRMARGLEEREKIKSTFGKFVNKEIAERALSSDLKLGGENREVTVFFSDLRNFTGMSEKMKPEEVVEFLNQYFTEMVECIYLTQGIVDKFIGDAVMAHWGALVYDGHEPKNAINSALLMRRALVEFNIQGTKIGRPFTRFGCGINSGPVIVGQIGSEKKLEFTVIGDTVNLASRIEYLNKEFGTDILISESTYEQTKDHFYFVELPPVWIRGKEKPQKIYAVLGWKDDQDCPKSLEELRTLCGIPDPEKPSRSLA comes from the coding sequence CTGCTTGATCGGTTTAAAAAAAAATCTAAGAAACAAATTCTTTGGGAAGAACTTCCGAATCTGCATTCGGAAACGGAAGACCCCGATTTACTGATTCGCGATCTGATTTCTAACAAATTGGCGTTGGGAATTCGTGAGGTCGTATTTTGTCTTCCCGGTAAAGAAGCCGAATCTCTGAAAAAATCTCATGACTTTTTAAGATTGATTCGGGATTTGAAACACGGCGGTTTTTTGATCTCTTCCGCGGATAGTGATAAAACGCTGCATGGGAGCGGAGAAACTTCGGAAAAGTTTTTTCATTTTTTAAAAAATCGATCTCATTCCTCTCTTTGTCTGGTTTGGACCGGAGAGGGACTTGCGCATGAGCTGGAATTACAATATTCCGAATTTCTAAAACATCAAGATCATACTCGTATTTATGAAGAAGAAGCGGAGCCGTTTCGTCCTTCGCGTTTTACGATTCGAGTCAAATTACTCACAATCGTGTCCGCGATCATCATGATCAGCATGAGTTTGATGATTACGATGGCCACGTATTTCTTTCGAAAATACAGCGAGATTCTCATCCAAGAATACAATCTTTCTCTCGCGAGAATGACCGGGCTTCAGCTCAGCGGGCAACTCAAAGAGACAACCCGCAAGATTCAAGACTTTCGTCCCGCAGAATCCGAAAAATTCTTTAGGGCGAATCATCATGCGGTCGCTTACGTAAAATTCAAATTAAAATCGGGGGAACCCGTTCGAGAGATTAGTTCCCTTTTTTGGAATCTTAAATTTTTAAAAAACAATTCCGTTTCGGGCGTTCCCGATCCGGAAACGTTAAAAACCGCTTTGGAAAAAGCGTCCACGCGTTTGTCCGGAACATTAGAAGTACTGAATGTTTCTTCTGAATTCGGTTTCCCAGCTGTCGCTGTTCTTTTGCCCGTAACGGACGGTTCCGAAATCTCGGGTCTTATTTTTTCCGCTACCGAATTTTTGAACTCTTTTCTTTCCGTAAGACAGACGGATTTTTTTCAGATGTTTGTCGTGGATTCTTCCGGAAATTTGATCGCGCATTCGAACGACAAGGAAGCGATCTCGGGCAAGGATTATAAAAAACATCCCCTTGTGGAAAACATGTTGCGAAGTCCGTCGGATAACGGTTCTCAACGATTCGATTTTGAAGACAGGGAAGTATTGGGTTCGTATCAGCAATTGGAGGTGGGCGGTCTCGGAATCATTTCCACGTTAGACGCTGATCTTGCGTTTGAAGTTGTGTATAAGATTCGAAGGCAGAATCTTTTGATCATGATTTCAGTCTTATCCGTCGCATTTTTTGTCGTTTTTGTTTTTTCAAGATCCCTTACGATCCCGATCATTCAACTTCTTTCGGCAACTCGAAAAGTGGAACAGGGAAATTACGCGGTGGATATCCGTCCCACGACTCACGACGAGGTCGGGGTTCTCACCAATTCATTTCTACGAATGGCAAGAGGGTTGGAGGAACGAGAAAAAATCAAAAGCACTTTTGGCAAGTTTGTAAACAAGGAAATTGCGGAAAGAGCCTTGTCCTCCGATTTGAAATTGGGCGGAGAAAATCGCGAAGTTACCGTATTTTTTTCGGATTTGAGAAATTTTACCGGTATGTCCGAGAAGATGAAACCGGAAGAAGTGGTCGAATTTTTAAACCAATATTTTACCGAGATGGTGGAATGTATCTATCTGACACAAGGCATCGTGGATAAGTTTATCGGAGACGCGGTCATGGCTCACTGGGGCGCTCTCGTTTACGACGGGCACGAACCAAAAAACGCAATTAACTCCGCTTTGTTGATGAGAAGAGCCTTGGTAGAATTCAACATACAAGGTACAAAGATCGGGCGTCCGTTTACGCGCTTCGGTTGCGGGATCAATTCGGGTCCGGTTATCGTGGGGCAGATCGGTTCCGAGAAAAAACTGGAATTTACAGTGATCGGCGACACAGTCAATCTTGCTTCTCGAATCGAATATCTGAACAAGGAATTTGGAACCGATATTCTGATTTCCGAAAGTACATATGAACAGACAAAGGATCATTTTTACTTTGTGGAACTTCCCCCCGTTTGGATTCGCGGTAAGGAAAAACCGCA